GCAGAAGCGCTTCGATCAGGGCCACGCGCAGGGCATTGATCTGTACCACGAGCCGAGTCTGTGGCCGCTGGCCTTCGACGGGCCGACCGTGATCACCCTGCACGACCTGACCCACCTGCATTTCCCCGAGACTCAGCCGTCAGCGCGACTGAAGGAAATCGAGCGGCGACTGTCCGTCGGCGTACAGCAGGCGCGGCTGATTCTGACGGACTCCCAGGCGATTGCCGACGAAGCCCGGGACTATTTCGGGCTGCCCGCCGAGCGTTTTGTGGTAGCGCCACTGGGCGTCGCCGAGCGATTCCATCCGCGTGCGGCGAACGCCATCGACGCGGTGCTCAAAGCACATGCCGTCAAGGCGCGGGAGTATTTTCTGTGTGTCGGTACGCTGGAGCCGCGCAAAAACCTGAGTCTGGCCTTGCGCGCCCATGCCCTGTTGCCGGAGGCGGTGCGCGAGCGCTTTCCGCTGCTGATCGTCGGCATGGCCGGTTGGCAGCGTGAACAGTTCAGCGACGAGCTGCGTCAGGCACTGGCCAGCGGGCATGTGTGCCTGCTCGGTTATCTGCCCGATGAACAAGTCGCGCAGTTGTTGGCTGGCGCCCGAGCACTGATTTTTCCTTCGCTTTACGAAGGTTTTGGCCTGCCGGTGCTGGAAGCGATGGCCAGCGGCACACCGGTGGTGATCACCCGCTCTTCGGCCATGCCGGAAGTGGCGGGCGCTGCCGGCAACTATATTGAAGCTGACGATGCAGACGGATTGCGTGATGTGATGAGCCGACTGATCGACGATCAAGCACATTGGCAGGCATGCCGAGAAGCCGGATTGCAGCAGGCACGGCTTTTTTCCTGGGAGCGTTGTGCACACGCCACGGCCGGTGCCTACCGCCAGGCCATGGGAGGTTGAATGCGAGTTCTTCATTTTTTCAAGACGTACCTGCCTGACTCCGTCGGCGGCATCGAACAAGTGATCTTCCAACTGTGCGAAAGCGGCGCCCAACACGGCATCGATGGCCAGGTCCTGACCCTCAGCGCCGACCCGAATCCGCCGGTGGTGCAACTCGGTCAACACGAAGTCCACCGGGCCAGACTCGACATCCAGTTCGCCTCCACCGGATTTTCCTGGAGCGTGTTCAAGCAGTTTCGCGAGATGGCCGCCGAGGCCGACGTGGTCAATTACCACTTTCCGTGGCCGTTCATGGACCTGGTGCATTTCGCCAGTACCATGAAGAAACCGAGCGTGGTCACCTATCACTCGGACATCATCCGCCAGAAGCACCTGCTCAAACTCTACCGACCATTGATGAACCGCTTCCTCGCCAGCGCCGACCGCATTGTCGCGGCCTCACCGAATTACCTGCACACCAGCGATGTATTGCAGCAGTTCCAAAACAAGACCCGAGTGATTCCATACGGCTTGAACAAGGCCGGTTATCCACAGGCCGACAGTGAGCGCATGAATCGTTGGCGCCAGCAGCTTGGGGATAAGTTTTTCCTGTTTGTCGGTGTCATGCGCTATTACAAAGGCCTGCA
The sequence above is drawn from the Pseudomonas sp. FP2196 genome and encodes:
- a CDS encoding glycosyltransferase family 1 protein, translating into MRIALNARILQAPRTGIGHYVAELVNALRSEPDIEVTLFHGWGWSSALPEAAMPGYSRLTPLLRQIPGAYQARRWLEQKRFDQGHAQGIDLYHEPSLWPLAFDGPTVITLHDLTHLHFPETQPSARLKEIERRLSVGVQQARLILTDSQAIADEARDYFGLPAERFVVAPLGVAERFHPRAANAIDAVLKAHAVKAREYFLCVGTLEPRKNLSLALRAHALLPEAVRERFPLLIVGMAGWQREQFSDELRQALASGHVCLLGYLPDEQVAQLLAGARALIFPSLYEGFGLPVLEAMASGTPVVITRSSAMPEVAGAAGNYIEADDADGLRDVMSRLIDDQAHWQACREAGLQQARLFSWERCAHATAGAYRQAMGG
- a CDS encoding glycosyltransferase family 4 protein; translation: MRVLHFFKTYLPDSVGGIEQVIFQLCESGAQHGIDGQVLTLSADPNPPVVQLGQHEVHRARLDIQFASTGFSWSVFKQFREMAAEADVVNYHFPWPFMDLVHFASTMKKPSVVTYHSDIIRQKHLLKLYRPLMNRFLASADRIVAASPNYLHTSDVLQQFQNKTRVIPYGLNKAGYPQADSERMNRWRQQLGDKFFLFVGVMRYYKGLHILLDAMKDVDYPVVIVGAGPLEQELHAQAAALGLRNIHFLGRLGDEDKVALLQLSYAIVFPSHLRSEAFGISLLEGAMYGKPMISSEIGTGTSYINIHNETGLVVPPSNPQAFREAMRTLWENPLRAAEMGVKAEARYRQLFTADEMGRKWTELYQELLEEKSLSYA